In Haemorhous mexicanus isolate bHaeMex1 chromosome 6, bHaeMex1.pri, whole genome shotgun sequence, a single window of DNA contains:
- the RAD51 gene encoding DNA repair protein RAD51 homolog 1, translated as MAMQMQLEASADTSAEEESFGPQLISRLEQCGINANDVKKLEEAGFHTVEAVAYAPKKELLNIKGISEAKADKILAEAAKLVPMGFTTATEFHQRRSEIIQITTGSKELDKLLQGGIETGSITELFGEFRTGKTQLCHTLAVTCQLPIDRGGGEGKAMYIDTEGTFRPERLLAVAERYGLSGSDVLDNVAYARGFNTDHQTQLLYQASAMMAESRYALLIVDSATALYRTDYSGRGELSARQMHLARFLRMLLRLADEFGVAVVITNQVVAQVDGAAMFAADPKKPIGGNIIAHASTTRLYLRKGRGETRICKIYDSPCLPEAEAMFAINADGVGDAKD; from the exons ATGGCCATGCAGATGCAGCTGGAGGCCAGCGCAGACAcctcagcagaggaggagagctTTGGGCCACAGCTCATATCCAGGTTGGAG CAATGTGGCATAAATGCCAATGATGTGAAGAAGCTGGAAGAAGCTGGATTTCACACAGTGGAGGCTGTGGCTTATGCACCAAAGAAGGAACTGCTGAACATTAAAGGCATCAGTGAAGCCAAAGCCGACAAAATCTTG GCTGAGGCAGCCAAACTGGTTCCCATGGGCTTCACCACAGCCACAGAATTCCACCAGCGGCGGTCGGAGATCATCCAGATCACCACTGGCTCCAAAGAGCTGGATAAGCTGCTTCAAG GAGGAATAGAAACTGGGTCCATAACAGAATTATTTGGGGAATTCCGTACTGGGAAGACTCAGCTGTGTCACACCCTGGCCGTCACCTGTCAG CTCCCCATAGACCGTGGTGGTGGCGAGGGGAAAGCCATGTACATCGACACGGAGGGGACCTTCCGTCCAGAGCGGCTCCTGGCCGTGGCTGAAAG GTACGGCCTGTCTGGCAGCGATGTCCTGGACAACGTGGCCTATGCTCGAGGCTTTAACACCGACCACCAGACCCAGCTGCTGTACCAGGCCTCAGCCATGATGGCTGAGTCACG GTATGCGCTGCTGATTGTGGACAGCGCCACGGCCCTGTACCGCACGGATTACTCGGGAAGGGGCGAGCTCTCCGCCAGGCAGATGCACCTGGCCAGGTTCCTGCGGATGCTGCTGCGCCTGGCCGACGAG ttcgGCGTGGCCGTCGTCATCACGAACCAGGTGGTGGCACAGGTAGACGGAGCTGCCATGTTCGCTGCAgatcccaaaaaacccatcGGAGGCAATATCATTGCTCATGCTTCCACCACCAG GCTGTACCTGCGGAAAGGCCGAGGTGAGACCAGGATCTGTAAAATCTACGACTCTCCATGTCTTCCCGAGGCTGAAGCCATGTTTGCTATCAATGCCGACGGAGTGGGAGATGCTAAAGACTGA